The Coprobacillus cateniformis DNA window AATAGATTTAAAATGATTGAATAAATCTTTGAGTAGAATTTCATCTTTTCTTAAATCAAAATGATAATCACAATAAATCATATCCAATAAATGAATAATTGTCTCTTGGATATATTCATTATTTATATCATGAGAATGAATATGTGTATTAGCAACCAAATGTAAATAAATATATTTTTTCTCTCCCTCACTTATAGTGATATGAAAATGTTCAGATAATTCTAAACACAAATAGTAAATAAAATCATTCATATCTTCAGAAATGATAATAGAATTATCAATATTGATATAGTCATCATTTTGGATACGAGAAATCATTAATGCAAAATGAATAATCAAATTTTTTAAATTAAAATCATCTGTTTTAATCTCATATTTCTTTAAATATTTCATGACAATACCTTTTATATAGTCAAGTTGAATACCATCAAAAAGAGTATATTCCTCTTTTGTAAAACCTGTAATATAGTTTTGGAAATCATGAGATAAGACGTTGTTAATTAAACATTTTCTTTTATTATCTTCATTTCCTATAATCTTAACACCATGATTTGTTTTGGTAATATATTCTAAGGCATATTGAGGTAAGATTGCTTTGATTGTTTTGAGATAATTTTGGAGTGTATTTTTACTAATAAAAACACTATCTGCTAAATCATCAAGAAGGATATAGTCATGACTGTAAAGTAATGTATTTAAAATATATTTCATTCGGTCTTCACTAGAATCAAGTTCTAAAGTCTCTTTTTGTGATTGATTGAGATTATTTAAGAAAGTTTGATAAAGCTGTTGATTATGAATCGCTAAGTAATATCCAGCTTTTCTTTTGAGAAGAATAGAAGCCCCGTAACTTTTTAATATATCATTGATAGCCAATATATCACTTCTAATTGTTCTTTCGGTAATGTGTAGTAATGTTGATAATTTTGTAGCAGAGATATAGTGATGATTAGATATATAATCAAAAATCTCATGAAGCCGTTTATAAGGGAACATCTTCTCACTCCTTAATTATATTGATGATAAATTCATTTTTTATTGTAGACACAATTGTTTTGAAAAGCAATCGAAATAACAAACATCTGATTTCCACTTTTAAATGGAAATGTCTGGAAGATAGTATTTGTCAATTTCCAAATCATGTGGAAATTGGTTTGGTTGTTATGCTTGATGAAAAGGCGTAAACTGAAATTGTCGAAAGGGAGGTGTAATGAATGTTGAATGAAGATTATATTTTCTTAGATGTTGAAGAAAGTACAAAAGAAAATGTTCTTCGCTTTATCTGTGAAAAAGCTAAGCAATTTCATATTACAGATCAAGAAGAAGATTTATATATTGATTTTATGAATCGTGAGGCAGAATTTCCAACTGGGTTGCAGGACGGTTTTGCAATTCCACATGCTAGAACAGAGCGTGTCAAGAAAATTGCAATTATGTATTTAAGAACAAAGCAAGGAATTGAATGGGGAACGTTAGATGACAAAAAAGTCAATTATATGTTTGCATTATTGGTTCCAGCAAATTATGAAGGAAATATTCATTTACAAATGATTTCAACGTTAGCTACTTGTCTATTAGAAGATGATTTTAAAGAGAAAGTCAAATCATCATGTGATAGGGCAGAGTTAAAAAAATATATACAAGAGAAAATGGAGGGATAGTCATGAAAATTGTTGGTATTTCTGCTTGTCCAGCAGGCTTAGCTCATACACCAATGGCAGCAAAAGCTTTAGAAAAAGCTGGGGCAAGTCTTGGGTATGATATTAAGATGGAACAACAGGGAAGCATGGGGCAAGTCAACACAATTACAGAGGAGGAAGCCAAAGCTGCTGATTTTGTAATTATAGCATCAGATCAAAAAATATCGGGTATGGAAAGATTTGATGGAAAGCCAGTGATTCGTGTTGATATTACAACTTGTATCAAGGCTCCAGAAGCAGTGATTAAAAAGTGTGTAAAAGCTGTTGAAAGCAAAAAATAAGCAATCTAACTGTACGGAGTTAAATTGCTTAGACACATAATGAGAAATGTGCACTCTCATTATAACACAAATCAAATAAAGAGAGGATAGGAAAAGATGAAAAAGTTTTTTAAAGAAGCAAAAGGTCATTTGATGACTGGTATTGGTTATATGCTTCCATTAATTATTGGAGCATCATTAGTTGTTGCGATTCCAAAATTAATTGGTGTTGCTATGGGGATTAATAGTTTAGATATTTATGCAGAAAAAGAAGGATTCTTACACATTCTTTACTTGTTAGAACAAGTTGGATGGACAGGAATTGGTTTAGTCAATACAGTATTGGGTGGATTTATTGCCTATTCGATTGCTGATAAACCAGCCATTGGGGCAGGTTTAATTGGTGGTGCTTTAGCATCAAATACAAAAGCTGGATTCTTAGGTGCTGTTGTGGCAGCGTTCATTGCTGGATATGTTGTCAAATGGTGTAAAGAACATATTCATTTACCAGATTCTATGCAACAAATGATGCCACTTGTTATTACACCTTTCTTAGCAACAGGAGCAGTTGCGATTATAATGGGAGTTGTTTTGGCACAGCCATTGGCAGCAATTAATGATGGTTTGGTATCTTGGTTAAGAGATTTATGTAATAATGGAACAAGCCAGCTGTTATTATCTATTACATTGGGGGCAATGATTGCATCTGATATGGGTGGACCAATTAATAAATCAGCTTGGATGGCCGGAAATGTTTTAATGACAGAAGGAATCTATCAACCTAATGTTTATATTAACTGTGCAATTTGTATACCACCACTTGCTTATGCTATTGCAACAATTATTAAAAAGCATCGTTTCTCACCTGCTTTCCAAGAAGCAGGAAAAGGGAACTGGGTTATGGGATTCATTGGTATTACTGAAGGGGCTATTCCTTTTACTCTTGTTAAAGCGAGTCGTCTGGTTCCTATTAATATGATTGGTGGTGCGATTGGAGCAGGACTTTGTTGTCTTTTAGGAGCAACTGCAACAATTCCTCCTGTTGGTGGAATGTATGGTTTTGTTTCTGTTGGCAATGGCTGGGCATATTTAATTGGAATCATTGTTGGAGCACTGTTTATTGCAATTGTTGCACCAATGGTTGTTGATTTCAATGAGGATACTCAAATCAGTGAAGAAATTAGTGAAGATGATATTGAAATAGAAATTCAAATATAAAACAAAAATAGGAAGATAAAAATATCTTCCTATCATTTTTGGAGGGTATATGAAAAGAAAAGTACACGTTGTCCCACATACACATTGGGATAGAGAATGGTATTTTACAACATCTCGATCTAAAGTTTATTTAATGAAAGATTTCAAAGATGTTTTAGATACATTAGAAACAAAAAAAGAATTTCGTTATTTTATGCTAGATGCACAAGGCTCTTTATTAGATGACTATATCAAATGGATGCCAGCAGACAAAGAACGTATTAAAAAACTAGTCAAAGAGAAAAGACTCATAATCGGACCTTGGTATACGCAAAGTGATCAGTTGGTTATATCAGGAGAAAGCATTGTTAGAAATATGTATTATGGAATGAAATGCTGTGAAGAGTATGGTGGATATATGAACATTGGTTATGTTCCTGACTCTTTTGGACAATCAGGGAATATGCCACAGATTTATCGTCAATTTGGCATTGAAGATACTCTTTTCTGGCGTGGTGTCAGTGATGATATGGTCAAACATACAGACTATCATTGGCGAGGTGATGATGGAAGTGTTGTTTTTGCAACTCAAATTCCATTTGGCTATTATATTGGCGGAAATATTCCTGAAGATAATGCTCAGAGTGAAGAATTTTGGCAAAAGGAATGTTTTGAAAAAGCCGGAGCACGTTCAGCAACACGTCATATTTATTTTCCAAATGGTTTTGATCAAGCTCCTATTCGTACAAACTTACCAGAAATAATCAAGCAAAGAAATCAAGTCGATACAGAAAATGAATATGTGATAAGCTGTATTGAAGATTATATCAAAGATGTCAAAAGTGAAAAGCCAAATCTTGCAGAAGTGAATGGTGAATTAGTGATTGCGAAACACATGCGTATTCATAAATCAATATTTTCTTCACGTTCGGATTTAAAAGTCATGAATACACAGGTTCAAAATTATGTAACAAATGTTTTAGAACCATTATTAACATTATCACACCATTTAGGAAATGATTATCCTCATGGCGCATTAGAGGAGTTATGGAAACTTTTATTTGAGAATGCTGCTCATGATTCAATTGGTTCATGTATTAGCGATACAGCCAATGAAGATGTTTATATGAGATATAAACAAGCTCGTGATATTGCAGTGAATTTGGTGGAATTACATTGCCGTCTTATTTCTACACATATTCAACAAACTGGAAATCATATGACATTGACTTTAATGAATACACTACCACAACAAAGAAGTGATATTGTGATTGTGAAGACATATGTACCAGGAAATCATTTTGCGATTATTGATGAGTTTGGAAATGATGTTTATTATACAATGATTGAAAAAAGAGATCTTACTGAGTATGTTTTAAGTCAAACAATACGATTAAATCCAAGTTATGAATTTGAAGTTCCTCAAGTTGTTTATGAAGCAACAATTGCGATTGAAGTGAAAGATATACCAGCATTAGGTTATGTTCAATATAGAGTTGACACATCTCACTCTTCAGATATGACAAAAGAACAAAAAGATTGTTTAGGAAATGAATATTATCATATTCAAGTTGAAGATGATGGCTCTCTTACAATCTATGATAAGAAAAACCAATTGACTTATGAAAATCAGGCTATCCTTGTTGAAAATGGCGATGATGGTGATAGTTTTAATTACTCTCCACCACGTCATGATTTAAAAGTTTATTCAACTCAATCAAAATCAACATATGAAATCACTGGTTCATCATTATATCAAGAAGCGACTATTCATTTTGATATGATTGTGCCAGCTCATTTAGAAGAAAGAGCAAATCAGCAAGTGAGCACTCATATGCCTGTCAATATGAAAGTCAGGTTAAAGAAAGGTTCTCCGATTATTGATTTTACAGTTCATGTTGATAATCATGGCTTATCACATCGTTTATGTGTTCTTTTTGATGCACATATAGCAACTCAATTTAACTATGCTGATCAACAATTTGGGTCAATTCGTCGTCCCAATATTTATCAAAAAGAAATGGAACTTTATTTAGAAGGTTTAGGTCAACAAAAAGAAGTCCAAACAAAAGGTGTCATTGAACTTGCCAATTGGGCAAATGATCAATCATCTTGGCAGGAGCCACCAATTTCGATTGAGCCAACACAAAGTTATGTCACATTAACAGATGGTAAAAAGGGAATGGCTGTTCTCCCTCAAGGTGTAAGGGAATATGAAATTATTGGTGAACATGGAAATCAAATTTGTTTAACATTGTTTAGAACTTATGGATTTATGGGAAAAGAAAACTTGGTTTATCGTCCTGGTCGTGCATCAGGTGAAAGAATTATTGAAACACCAGATGCTCAACTTTTAAAAGAAATGGATTTTGATTTTGGAATGATGACATATTGTGGTGATATCAATCACTCTCAAGTTGATTTATTCGCAAAGCAATATAATACAAATATAGAGGTTTATGGTTATGCACCTTTTCTAAATGGACGTCTTATTTTCTCCCAAGAAGAAGTGAAAGGGCAGTTACCAAAACATTATTCAATGTTTGAAACCAATCAACAATTGGTAGTCAGTACCATTAAAAAGGCTGAAGATCAAGAAGGATATATTATACGTCTTTATAATGGAAAATATCATCAAAGTGTACAAGAAACATTAACTTTCCATTTTGATATCCAAGAAGCTTACTATACTGATTTAAAAGAACAAAAAAATGAAGAGATTCAAATTAAAAATAACACATTAACTTTAAAGCCATTAAATCATTGTCAGTTTATAACAATTTATGTGAGATAAAATGAGGGAAGAATATTTTCTTCCTTTTTCTTGTTTCATAATATAAAAATATTGTGTAAAACTATAAAATAGGTATAGAATATCAATAGAGATATGGAGGGATATTATGAAGAATTATCACACACATACAAAACGATGCTATCATGCGATAGATAATGAAGAAGAATATGTCAAAGCAGCTATACAATCAGGTTATACAGAATTAGGGTTTAGTGATCATACACCTTGGCATTATGAGACTTCCTATCATTCAACAATGCGTATGGAAGAAGATAAATTAGTGGGATATGTTCAAACATTATTGAATCTTAGAGAAAAATATCAAGATCAAATTTCTATAAAAATAGGATTAGAGTGTGAATACTTTCCAAAATATATGAATTGGTTAAAACAAATTCTTAAGGACTATCCAATTGATTATATTATTTTAGGAAATCATTTTGATGAAACAGATGAAACAGGTATTTATTTTGGTAGGCCTTTAAATAAACAACAATTAACAAAATATGTTGAGAGTTGTATTGCTGGAATAAAAACAGGTTTGTACAGTTATGTGGCTCATCCTGACCTGGCTTTTTATGATACAGATGATCCTTTCTATACACAAGAAATGACAAGATTATGCCAAGCTGCTAAAGAATATCAAATGCCTTTAGAATTTAATTTATTAGGATATGCAACGCATCGTCAATATCCAAATGAAACATTTTTTAACATTGCAAAAAAGGTAGGAAACAAGGTTATTATTGGAACGGATGCACATGAAAGTTCAGCACTATTGGATATGAATACATATCAATTAGGAAAACAGTGGTTAGAACGATTAGGTTTAGAATTAACTGAGGATATCAAATTTCTTATTTAACTATAAATGATTAAAGAAAGATTATATAGAGA harbors:
- the mngB gene encoding mannosylglycerate hydrolase — protein: MKRKVHVVPHTHWDREWYFTTSRSKVYLMKDFKDVLDTLETKKEFRYFMLDAQGSLLDDYIKWMPADKERIKKLVKEKRLIIGPWYTQSDQLVISGESIVRNMYYGMKCCEEYGGYMNIGYVPDSFGQSGNMPQIYRQFGIEDTLFWRGVSDDMVKHTDYHWRGDDGSVVFATQIPFGYYIGGNIPEDNAQSEEFWQKECFEKAGARSATRHIYFPNGFDQAPIRTNLPEIIKQRNQVDTENEYVISCIEDYIKDVKSEKPNLAEVNGELVIAKHMRIHKSIFSSRSDLKVMNTQVQNYVTNVLEPLLTLSHHLGNDYPHGALEELWKLLFENAAHDSIGSCISDTANEDVYMRYKQARDIAVNLVELHCRLISTHIQQTGNHMTLTLMNTLPQQRSDIVIVKTYVPGNHFAIIDEFGNDVYYTMIEKRDLTEYVLSQTIRLNPSYEFEVPQVVYEATIAIEVKDIPALGYVQYRVDTSHSSDMTKEQKDCLGNEYYHIQVEDDGSLTIYDKKNQLTYENQAILVENGDDGDSFNYSPPRHDLKVYSTQSKSTYEITGSSLYQEATIHFDMIVPAHLEERANQQVSTHMPVNMKVRLKKGSPIIDFTVHVDNHGLSHRLCVLFDAHIATQFNYADQQFGSIRRPNIYQKEMELYLEGLGQQKEVQTKGVIELANWANDQSSWQEPPISIEPTQSYVTLTDGKKGMAVLPQGVREYEIIGEHGNQICLTLFRTYGFMGKENLVYRPGRASGERIIETPDAQLLKEMDFDFGMMTYCGDINHSQVDLFAKQYNTNIEVYGYAPFLNGRLIFSQEEVKGQLPKHYSMFETNQQLVVSTIKKAEDQEGYIIRLYNGKYHQSVQETLTFHFDIQEAYYTDLKEQKNEEIQIKNNTLTLKPLNHCQFITIYVR
- a CDS encoding PTS sugar transporter subunit IIA, coding for MLNEDYIFLDVEESTKENVLRFICEKAKQFHITDQEEDLYIDFMNREAEFPTGLQDGFAIPHARTERVKKIAIMYLRTKQGIEWGTLDDKKVNYMFALLVPANYEGNIHLQMISTLATCLLEDDFKEKVKSSCDRAELKKYIQEKMEG
- a CDS encoding PTS fructose transporter subunit IIB; the encoded protein is MKIVGISACPAGLAHTPMAAKALEKAGASLGYDIKMEQQGSMGQVNTITEEEAKAADFVIIASDQKISGMERFDGKPVIRVDITTCIKAPEAVIKKCVKAVESKK
- a CDS encoding BglG family transcription antiterminator; its protein translation is MFPYKRLHEIFDYISNHHYISATKLSTLLHITERTIRSDILAINDILKSYGASILLKRKAGYYLAIHNQQLYQTFLNNLNQSQKETLELDSSEDRMKYILNTLLYSHDYILLDDLADSVFISKNTLQNYLKTIKAILPQYALEYITKTNHGVKIIGNEDNKRKCLINNVLSHDFQNYITGFTKEEYTLFDGIQLDYIKGIVMKYLKKYEIKTDDFNLKNLIIHFALMISRIQNDDYINIDNSIIISEDMNDFIYYLCLELSEHFHITISEGEKKYIYLHLVANTHIHSHDINNEYIQETIIHLLDMIYCDYHFDLRKDEILLKDLFNHFKSILTTKAYSINKRNPLLNTIKTNFPLAYEITYTSASQIFNQEPYILTEDEIGYVSLHIGAAIERCFSGMIQRKNAILICGSGQATTRMLEARLNGFFQDKIKIVNKVSYNEFTSYTPAHLKYVDFAISTIPLKSDIIPTITVDFSLNNQDIEAITKFISHISSDKMQKTEKFFENDLFLRLDHINNKESLLQQMCQLLMNKQFVDKDFYEGVMKRESLANTNMNETFAIPHPIENWSTETKVVVAIMDKPLLWNKKDSVQIVFLLAIKQGDQLDIEHLYDLFIEIVNNTKLQQSIIHSYSFDDFMKNLYQYFQ
- a CDS encoding PTS fructose transporter subunit IIC; amino-acid sequence: MKKFFKEAKGHLMTGIGYMLPLIIGASLVVAIPKLIGVAMGINSLDIYAEKEGFLHILYLLEQVGWTGIGLVNTVLGGFIAYSIADKPAIGAGLIGGALASNTKAGFLGAVVAAFIAGYVVKWCKEHIHLPDSMQQMMPLVITPFLATGAVAIIMGVVLAQPLAAINDGLVSWLRDLCNNGTSQLLLSITLGAMIASDMGGPINKSAWMAGNVLMTEGIYQPNVYINCAICIPPLAYAIATIIKKHRFSPAFQEAGKGNWVMGFIGITEGAIPFTLVKASRLVPINMIGGAIGAGLCCLLGATATIPPVGGMYGFVSVGNGWAYLIGIIVGALFIAIVAPMVVDFNEDTQISEEISEDDIEIEIQI
- a CDS encoding histidinol-phosphatase — translated: MKNYHTHTKRCYHAIDNEEEYVKAAIQSGYTELGFSDHTPWHYETSYHSTMRMEEDKLVGYVQTLLNLREKYQDQISIKIGLECEYFPKYMNWLKQILKDYPIDYIILGNHFDETDETGIYFGRPLNKQQLTKYVESCIAGIKTGLYSYVAHPDLAFYDTDDPFYTQEMTRLCQAAKEYQMPLEFNLLGYATHRQYPNETFFNIAKKVGNKVIIGTDAHESSALLDMNTYQLGKQWLERLGLELTEDIKFLI